Proteins co-encoded in one Paracoccus aestuarii genomic window:
- the typA gene encoding translational GTPase TypA yields MDIRNIAIIAHVDHGKTTLVDQLLRQSGSFRENQAVAERAMDSNDIERERGITILAKATSVEWKGTRINIVDTPGHADFGGEVERILSMVDGVCLLVDAAEGPMPQTKFVTSKALALGLRPIVVLNKVDKPAAEPDDVLNDVFDLFANLGANDEQLDFPHVYASGIGGWADATLDGERKDMSALFDLILQHVQPPKQVARAEEPFQMLATTLGADPFLGRLLTGRVEAGTAKAGDTLKALSRDGERLEQFRISKILAFRGLTQTPIDMAEAGDIVTLAGMSKATVADTLCAMEVDTALPSQPIDPPTISVTFGINDSPLAGQDGKKVQSRVIRERLMKEAEVNVAIKVEDTPGGEAFVVSGRGELQMGVLIENMRREGFELSISRPRVIFSEEDGQRMEPIEEVIIDVDDEYTGVVIEKLTGERKGDLVDMRPAGTGKTRIIAHVPARGLIGYQGEFMTDTRGNGVLNRIFHGWAPYKGAIQGRRQGVLISMENGVSVAYALWNLEERGKMFIGAQEQLYTGMIIGEHSRDNDLEVNPLKGKKLTNVRASGTDEAVRLTPPVRMSLEEAIAYINDDELVEVTPKNIRLRKRHLDPHERKRASRSDA; encoded by the coding sequence ATGGATATCCGCAACATCGCCATCATCGCCCACGTCGACCACGGCAAGACCACCCTTGTGGACCAGCTGCTGCGTCAGTCGGGGTCCTTCCGCGAAAACCAGGCCGTCGCGGAACGCGCGATGGACAGCAACGACATCGAACGCGAACGCGGCATCACCATCCTTGCCAAGGCGACCTCGGTCGAATGGAAGGGCACGCGCATCAACATCGTCGACACGCCCGGCCACGCCGATTTCGGCGGCGAGGTCGAGCGCATCCTGTCGATGGTCGACGGCGTCTGCCTGCTGGTCGATGCCGCCGAAGGCCCGATGCCGCAGACGAAATTCGTGACCTCCAAGGCGCTGGCGCTTGGCCTGCGCCCCATCGTGGTGCTGAACAAGGTCGACAAGCCCGCCGCCGAACCCGACGACGTGCTGAACGACGTGTTCGATCTGTTCGCGAACCTGGGCGCCAATGACGAACAGCTGGACTTTCCGCATGTCTATGCCTCGGGGATCGGCGGTTGGGCCGATGCGACGCTGGACGGCGAACGCAAGGACATGTCGGCGCTGTTCGACCTGATCCTGCAGCATGTCCAGCCGCCCAAGCAGGTGGCGCGCGCCGAGGAACCCTTCCAGATGCTGGCCACCACGCTTGGCGCCGACCCCTTCCTGGGCCGCCTGCTGACCGGCCGCGTCGAGGCGGGCACCGCCAAGGCCGGCGACACGCTGAAGGCCCTGTCGCGCGACGGCGAGCGGCTGGAGCAGTTCCGCATCAGCAAGATCCTGGCCTTCCGCGGCCTGACCCAGACCCCGATCGACATGGCCGAGGCCGGCGACATCGTGACCCTGGCCGGCATGTCCAAGGCCACCGTGGCCGATACGCTGTGTGCGATGGAGGTGGACACCGCCCTGCCCTCGCAGCCGATCGACCCGCCCACCATCAGCGTCACCTTCGGCATCAATGACAGCCCGCTGGCCGGTCAGGACGGAAAGAAGGTGCAAAGCCGCGTCATCCGCGAGCGCCTGATGAAGGAGGCCGAGGTCAACGTCGCCATCAAGGTCGAGGACACGCCGGGCGGCGAGGCCTTCGTCGTCTCGGGCCGGGGCGAATTGCAGATGGGCGTCCTGATCGAGAACATGCGCCGCGAGGGCTTCGAGCTGTCGATCAGCCGCCCGCGCGTGATCTTCAGCGAGGAAGACGGCCAGCGCATGGAGCCGATCGAGGAGGTCATCATCGATGTCGACGACGAATATACCGGCGTCGTCATCGAGAAACTGACCGGCGAGCGCAAGGGCGACCTGGTCGACATGCGCCCCGCAGGCACCGGCAAGACCCGCATCATCGCCCATGTCCCCGCCCGCGGCCTGATCGGCTATCAGGGCGAGTTCATGACCGACACGCGCGGCAACGGCGTGCTGAACCGCATCTTCCACGGTTGGGCCCCCTACAAGGGCGCGATCCAGGGCCGCCGTCAGGGCGTCCTGATCAGCATGGAGAACGGCGTCAGCGTCGCCTATGCCCTGTGGAACCTGGAAGAGCGTGGCAAGATGTTCATCGGCGCGCAGGAACAGCTCTATACCGGGATGATCATCGGCGAGCATTCGCGCGACAACGACCTGGAGGTGAACCCGCTGAAGGGCAAGAAGCTGACCAACGTCCGCGCCTCGGGCACGGACGAGGCGGTGCGCCTGACGCCGCCGGTCCGCATGTCGCTGGAGGAGGCCATCGCCTATATCAACGATGACGAGCTGGTCGAGGTGACGCCCAAGAACATCCGTCTGCGCAAGCGGCACCTGGATCCGCACGAGCGCAAGCGCGCCTCGCGCAGCGACGCCTGA
- a CDS encoding TetR/AcrR family transcriptional regulator — MPHAILHHDPRTLHERILSTALMLVETCQTRPPCRNQVARILGEPVERIHRVFPDDRALLVAGVEQALVLLMDGCTRAVVRVSPDDPVAQFIALGDAYLDWAAANPTQFRLVSDCQIVNAAEVPRLRRYLESLDELMVRMLTRARDDGRLHPQEDIPLLVLSSRCFAAGSARMMVEGRMPGKSDAHSLDLAKLLIRDFVRRIARSSQGNGKPRGNPEAV, encoded by the coding sequence ATGCCACATGCCATCTTGCATCACGATCCGCGCACCCTGCATGAGCGCATCCTCAGCACCGCGTTGATGCTGGTCGAGACATGCCAGACCCGCCCGCCCTGCCGCAACCAGGTGGCGCGCATCCTGGGCGAGCCGGTCGAACGCATCCACAGGGTCTTTCCCGACGACCGCGCGCTGCTGGTGGCGGGGGTCGAACAGGCGCTGGTCCTGTTGATGGACGGCTGCACGCGGGCGGTGGTCCGGGTCTCGCCCGACGATCCGGTGGCGCAGTTCATCGCCTTGGGCGACGCCTATCTGGATTGGGCCGCGGCGAACCCGACGCAGTTCCGTCTGGTCTCGGACTGCCAGATCGTCAATGCGGCCGAGGTGCCGCGCCTGCGCCGCTATCTGGAATCCCTGGACGAGTTGATGGTGCGCATGCTGACCCGCGCGCGTGACGATGGCCGCCTGCATCCGCAGGAGGATATCCCCCTGCTGGTCCTGTCCTCGCGCTGCTTCGCCGCAGGCTCGGCGCGGATGATGGTCGAGGGGCGGATGCCCGGAAAATCGGACGCCCATTCGCTGGATCTGGCCAAGTTGTTGATCCGCGACTTCGTCCGCCGTATTGCCCGCAGCAGCCAGGGCAATGGTAAACCGCGCGGGAACCCTGAGGCGGTTTAG
- a CDS encoding DUF58 domain-containing protein, translated as MTPPPADPSPADLRAGAEDVAAHLPALILAAERLAAMVAPGAHGLRRAGPGEDFWQYRPAGIGDGARSIDWRRSARSDARFVRDREAQTAQAAAIWLSAGQGMDFTGGPDRPAKGGRGAVLALALGMLMLRGGERVGLLGEPPRAGRLQADRLAQDLARPARAQADGDSPPPGALRPHQRVVLISDFLTDPAWLEALLGQAAGMGVTGILLQVLDPDEVTFPYDGAVEFRSASGGMRHDSRDAGGLRAAYLARLAERQDWLRDKAGRAGWQYAMHRTDQPPQDALSGLWLLLGAR; from the coding sequence ATGACCCCGCCCCCTGCCGATCCGAGCCCTGCCGATCTGCGCGCCGGGGCCGAGGATGTCGCCGCGCATCTGCCCGCGCTGATCCTGGCGGCGGAGCGTCTGGCCGCGATGGTGGCCCCCGGCGCCCATGGCCTGCGCCGCGCCGGCCCGGGCGAGGATTTCTGGCAATACCGCCCCGCGGGCATCGGCGACGGCGCGCGCAGCATCGACTGGCGGCGATCGGCACGGTCGGATGCGCGCTTCGTGCGCGACCGCGAGGCGCAGACCGCGCAGGCCGCCGCGATCTGGCTGTCGGCGGGGCAGGGGATGGATTTCACCGGCGGCCCCGACCGGCCCGCCAAGGGCGGCCGTGGCGCCGTGCTGGCCCTGGCCCTGGGCATGCTGATGCTGCGCGGCGGCGAACGCGTGGGCCTTCTGGGCGAGCCGCCGCGCGCGGGCCGCCTGCAGGCCGACCGCCTGGCCCAGGACCTGGCGCGCCCCGCCCGCGCCCAAGCCGACGGCGACAGCCCGCCCCCCGGCGCGCTGCGGCCCCATCAGCGGGTCGTGCTGATATCGGATTTCCTGACCGACCCCGCCTGGTTGGAGGCCCTGCTGGGCCAGGCCGCGGGCATGGGCGTGACCGGCATCCTGCTGCAGGTGCTGGACCCCGACGAGGTCACATTCCCCTATGACGGCGCGGTGGAGTTCCGCTCCGCCTCGGGCGGGATGCGCCATGACAGCCGCGATGCGGGCGGGCTGCGCGCGGCCTATCTGGCGCGGCTGGCCGAACGGCAGGACTGGCTGCGCGACAAGGCGGGCCGGGCGGGCTGGCAATATGCGATGCATCGCACGGATCAGCCGCCGCAGGACGCGCTCTCGGGGCTGTGGCTGCTGCTGGGGGCGCGCTGA
- a CDS encoding AAA family ATPase — translation MTSDENLVTEVRALADRLAEARLSTERRFVGQHDVVEQVLAAILAGGHALLVGQPGLGKSMLVDTLSTVLGLDSQRIQFTPDLMPADILGSEVLDARPDGSRAFRFIEGPVFTQLLMADEINRASPRTQSALLQAMQEREVTISGQHRPLGRPFHVLATQNPIEQEGTYPLPEAQLDRFLLQIEVGYPDRDTEREILVATTGLEDAVPHAAFDAQGLIEAQRLIRRMPVGEAVVEAILDLVRAARPGAPEAAGFVADTLSWGPGPRAAQALMLVTRARAVLNGRFAPTLDDVAAMAAPVLRHRMALTFAARARGETLDAVIARLLDDRLGARRAA, via the coding sequence ATGACGTCGGACGAAAATCTGGTGACCGAGGTCCGCGCCCTGGCCGACCGGCTGGCCGAGGCGCGCCTGAGCACCGAACGCCGCTTCGTGGGCCAGCATGACGTGGTCGAACAGGTGCTGGCCGCGATCCTGGCGGGGGGGCATGCGCTGCTGGTGGGGCAGCCGGGGCTGGGCAAGTCCATGCTGGTCGACACGCTGTCCACCGTGCTGGGCCTGGACAGCCAGCGCATCCAGTTCACGCCCGACCTGATGCCCGCCGACATCCTGGGCTCCGAGGTGCTGGACGCGCGGCCCGATGGCAGCCGCGCCTTCCGCTTCATCGAGGGGCCGGTCTTCACCCAACTGCTGATGGCGGACGAGATCAACCGCGCCAGCCCCCGCACCCAATCCGCGCTGCTGCAGGCCATGCAGGAACGCGAGGTCACAATCAGCGGCCAACACCGTCCCCTGGGCCGGCCCTTCCACGTCCTGGCCACCCAGAACCCGATCGAGCAGGAGGGCACCTATCCGCTGCCCGAGGCGCAGCTGGACCGGTTCCTTCTGCAGATCGAGGTCGGTTATCCCGACCGCGACACCGAACGCGAGATCCTGGTCGCCACGACCGGGCTGGAGGATGCGGTCCCGCATGCGGCCTTCGACGCCCAGGGGCTGATCGAGGCGCAGCGCCTGATCCGCCGCATGCCCGTGGGCGAGGCCGTGGTCGAGGCGATCCTGGACCTGGTCCGCGCCGCCCGCCCCGGCGCGCCCGAGGCTGCGGGCTTCGTCGCCGACACCCTGTCCTGGGGTCCCGGCCCGCGCGCCGCGCAGGCGCTGATGCTGGTCACCCGGGCGCGGGCGGTGCTGAACGGCCGCTTCGCGCCGACGCTGGACGATGTGGCCGCGATGGCGGCCCCGGTCCTGCGCCACCGCATGGCGCTGACCTTCGCGGCCCGCGCGCGGGGCGAGACGCTGGACGCGGTGATCGCGCGCCTGCTGGACGACCGCCTCGGGGCGCGTCGCGCCGCATGA
- a CDS encoding DUF1285 domain-containing protein, with product MAENGDKSVSAEGLAEAAGRAAKGGLPPVHLWNPPYCGEMDLEIRADGSWWHEGTPIGRPAMVRLFAGILKREGDRFFLVSPVEKVGIRVEDAPFLAIDAQIEAGRITFTTSVGDRVTAGPDHAIIMRGTGDAPRPYVHVRAGLEALIDRKTFYRLAEAASERPDGRLAVTSDGCDFGLEP from the coding sequence ATGGCGGAAAACGGTGACAAAAGCGTGAGTGCCGAGGGGCTGGCCGAGGCCGCGGGCCGGGCCGCCAAGGGCGGGCTGCCGCCAGTGCATCTGTGGAACCCCCCCTATTGCGGCGAGATGGACCTGGAGATCCGCGCCGATGGCAGCTGGTGGCACGAGGGCACGCCCATCGGCCGCCCGGCCATGGTGCGGCTGTTCGCGGGCATCCTGAAGCGCGAGGGGGACCGGTTCTTCCTGGTCTCGCCGGTCGAGAAGGTGGGCATCCGGGTCGAGGACGCGCCCTTCCTGGCCATCGACGCGCAGATCGAGGCCGGGCGCATCACCTTCACCACCTCGGTGGGCGACAGGGTGACGGCGGGGCCGGACCATGCGATCATCATGCGCGGGACGGGCGACGCGCCGCGTCCCTATGTCCATGTGCGCGCCGGGCTGGAGGCGCTGATCGACCGCAAGACCTTCTACCGCCTGGCCGAGGCCGCGTCCGAGAGGCCGGACGGGCGCCTGGCCGTCACCTCGGACGGCTGCGATTTCGGACTGGAGCCCTGA
- a CDS encoding hydroxypyruvate isomerase family protein, with translation MPRIAANLTTLFTELPMLDRFAAAADAGFEGAEILFPYDIAGPQLARAAAAAGLPIVLINAPPPNWAGGPRGFAAVPGLEDRFRRDFERSLRVAEALRSRHIHVMAGRAEGPEALDTLVRNLAWAAERAPHASLTIEPASPRSMPGSFLTDYGTALEVIGRIGAPNLGLQLDMHHALSITGDLAACWDDVAAVTRHVQIAGWPARTEPDPQAAPLAGLLAALVASGYRGWIGAEYDPTRTTQAGLGWLDRLRGVVA, from the coding sequence ATGCCGCGCATCGCCGCCAATCTGACCACGCTGTTCACCGAACTGCCCATGCTGGACAGGTTCGCGGCGGCGGCCGATGCGGGCTTCGAGGGGGCCGAGATCCTGTTTCCCTATGACATCGCCGGGCCGCAGCTGGCCCGCGCGGCGGCGGCGGCGGGCCTGCCCATCGTGCTGATCAACGCGCCGCCGCCGAACTGGGCGGGCGGGCCGCGCGGCTTTGCCGCCGTGCCGGGGCTGGAGGACCGGTTCCGCCGCGATTTCGAACGCAGCCTGCGCGTGGCCGAGGCGCTGCGGTCGCGCCACATCCATGTCATGGCGGGCCGCGCCGAAGGCCCGGAGGCGCTGGACACGTTGGTCCGCAACCTGGCTTGGGCCGCCGAGCGCGCGCCCCATGCCAGCCTGACCATCGAGCCCGCCAGCCCCCGGTCCATGCCGGGATCCTTCCTGACCGATTACGGCACCGCGCTGGAGGTGATCGGGCGGATCGGCGCGCCGAACCTGGGGCTGCAGCTGGACATGCACCACGCCCTGTCGATCACCGGCGATCTGGCCGCCTGCTGGGACGACGTGGCGGCGGTCACCCGCCATGTCCAGATCGCCGGATGGCCCGCCCGCACCGAACCCGACCCGCAGGCCGCGCCCTTGGCGGGCCTGCTGGCGGCACTGGTTGCCTCGGGCTATCGCGGCTGGATCGGGGCGGAATACGACCCCACCCGAACGACGCAGGCGGGGCTGGGCTGGCTGGACCGGCTGCGTGGCGTGGTCGCCTGA